The following proteins are co-located in the Gloeocapsa sp. PCC 7428 genome:
- a CDS encoding GNAT family N-acetyltransferase has translation MDYSHIQFCDSSIAADGHCQSPVDIHQLHDLFQVAAFWAQDRSLEDLQLAIANSKPVISVWDGEKLIGFARATSDGVYRATIWDVVIHPDYRGAGLGRKLVESVLSHPHMNRVERVYLMTTHQQSFYERIGFECNSSTTMVLHNQPKLGFPTQEIQLQELPRG, from the coding sequence ATGGACTACAGCCATATTCAATTCTGCGATAGTTCGATTGCGGCAGATGGTCACTGCCAATCTCCGGTCGATATCCATCAACTACACGACTTGTTTCAGGTAGCGGCTTTTTGGGCGCAAGATCGCAGTCTTGAAGATTTGCAGCTAGCGATCGCTAATAGTAAACCCGTCATTAGTGTCTGGGATGGCGAAAAATTGATTGGTTTTGCTAGAGCCACATCAGATGGTGTTTACCGTGCAACAATTTGGGATGTAGTCATTCACCCTGATTATCGCGGGGCTGGGCTTGGGCGCAAGCTTGTTGAAAGTGTTTTAAGTCATCCACATATGAACCGCGTGGAACGTGTTTACTTAATGACAACACATCAGCAAAGCTTTTACGAACGAATTGGTTTTGAGTGCAACTCAAGCACGACGATGGTTCTCCACAACCAGCCAAAACTAGGTTTCCCTACTCAAGAAATTCAGCTTCAGGAATTACCAAGGGGATAG
- a CDS encoding photosystem I reaction center protein PsaF subunit III: MRRLFALVLVIGLWFNFAPQALAVGAGLVPCSESPEFIQRAASARNTTSDPNSGQKRFERYAQELCGPEGLPHLIVDGRLNHAGDFLIPSILFLYIAGWIGWVGRAYLQEVKKRDNTELREVIIDVPTALPLMLSGFTWPLAAVKELLSGELVAKDDEIPVSPR, encoded by the coding sequence ATGCGACGATTGTTTGCTCTAGTCCTTGTCATCGGTTTATGGTTTAATTTTGCACCGCAGGCGTTAGCCGTTGGTGCAGGACTTGTGCCTTGTAGTGAATCTCCAGAATTTATCCAAAGGGCAGCTTCTGCCCGAAACACTACCTCCGATCCTAATTCAGGACAAAAGCGATTTGAGCGTTATGCTCAAGAATTATGCGGTCCTGAGGGTTTACCCCACTTAATTGTAGATGGTCGTCTCAATCATGCAGGTGACTTTCTGATTCCTAGCATTCTCTTTCTCTATATTGCTGGTTGGATTGGCTGGGTAGGACGTGCCTATCTTCAAGAAGTCAAAAAGCGCGACAATACTGAATTGCGAGAAGTCATTATCGACGTGCCTACCGCACTACCACTCATGCTATCAGGCTTCACTTGGCCCCTCGCAGCGGTGAAAGAACTACTTTCGGGAGAATTAGTTGCTAAGGATGACGAAATCCCAGTTTCTCCACGCTAG
- a CDS encoding ComF family protein: MPNWTQNFQSFLNLFLESQCPLCQRPTPQEFCQDCTRQLQRCKLSNPQEFWRGELPVFAWGNYNGTLKRAIAALKYDNQPQIAKPLGQWLAQAWLNSQPQQKLVVVPIPLHADKLKTRGYNQAELLAESFCHFTKLGLQPLGLKRVKATDAQFSLSGLQREENLADAFVLGTEFHRQRPHDRVLLLDDIYTTGATVRSAVQALQKHGISVYGVVAIATPSRNMLPKR; the protein is encoded by the coding sequence ATGCCAAATTGGACGCAAAATTTTCAGAGCTTTCTCAATTTATTTCTAGAATCGCAGTGTCCACTTTGTCAGCGTCCGACTCCACAGGAATTTTGTCAAGACTGTACAAGGCAGCTACAACGTTGTAAATTATCGAATCCTCAAGAATTTTGGCGAGGAGAGTTACCCGTCTTTGCTTGGGGAAATTATAATGGAACGCTCAAACGCGCGATCGCTGCTTTAAAATATGACAATCAACCGCAAATTGCTAAACCGTTAGGTCAGTGGCTAGCGCAAGCTTGGCTCAATTCGCAACCTCAACAAAAGTTAGTTGTCGTTCCTATCCCATTACACGCCGATAAATTGAAAACGCGCGGCTACAATCAAGCCGAACTACTAGCCGAGAGCTTTTGTCATTTTACCAAATTAGGTTTGCAGCCTCTGGGTTTAAAACGCGTCAAGGCAACAGACGCACAATTTAGTTTATCCGGATTGCAAAGAGAAGAAAATTTAGCGGATGCATTTGTGCTTGGAACCGAATTTCATCGTCAACGTCCACATGATCGAGTGCTATTGCTTGATGATATTTATACCACTGGGGCAACCGTGCGTTCAGCCGTTCAAGCTTTACAAAAACACGGAATCTCTGTATATGGTGTTGTCGCGATCGCTACTCCTAGTAGAAATATGCTCCCAAAAAGGTAA
- a CDS encoding sensor histidine kinase KdpD: MTSWMNWVYLAFGLGLGLGSRRIAQVFGNKLAKTPLQSSSSVIDTDTQMVSKLQQTEIAYQLARELSQFKAGFLVRTAHELRSPLNSLIGLHQLILSDLCDNPAEEREFVAQAHQLALKLVKLLDEILDVARIENSSNHLEIQPLQLTAVIEEIAHLTQTVAANRSIKIQVSLADPEIYILADPQWLRLVLLNLVDICIPKMEAGSITISSQTSLDTESVDIFFDVPLPIDTWSEPLDAMQFEQQISSAAVDNQTLSAGCKLLLNQTVLELMQAKLSFLPIARDVNVAQSTRIQVTIPLVIPEAEFLE, encoded by the coding sequence ATGACAAGCTGGATGAATTGGGTGTATCTAGCATTTGGGCTAGGGTTAGGGCTGGGAAGTCGGCGTATTGCACAAGTATTTGGTAATAAATTAGCTAAAACGCCTTTGCAGTCTTCATCATCAGTAATTGATACTGATACCCAAATGGTATCAAAATTACAACAAACAGAAATAGCATATCAGTTAGCACGCGAACTCAGTCAGTTCAAAGCCGGATTTTTGGTACGCACTGCGCACGAACTGCGATCGCCACTCAATAGCTTAATCGGATTGCATCAGTTAATTCTGTCTGATTTATGTGACAATCCAGCCGAAGAGCGTGAATTTGTCGCCCAAGCGCATCAGCTAGCGTTGAAACTAGTAAAATTGCTCGATGAAATTCTCGATGTCGCCCGCATTGAAAATAGCAGTAATCACTTAGAAATTCAGCCGTTACAATTAACAGCGGTTATCGAGGAAATCGCTCATTTGACGCAGACTGTAGCAGCCAACCGTAGTATCAAAATACAAGTATCGCTCGCCGATCCAGAAATTTATATTTTGGCAGATCCGCAGTGGTTGCGCTTAGTGCTTTTAAACTTAGTAGATATTTGCATTCCCAAAATGGAAGCCGGTAGCATTACGATATCATCTCAAACCTCACTCGATACCGAGTCGGTTGATATTTTCTTTGATGTACCACTACCAATAGACACTTGGTCTGAACCATTAGACGCAATGCAGTTCGAGCAACAGATTAGCAGTGCGGCGGTAGACAATCAAACGCTTTCCGCCGGATGCAAACTTTTATTGAATCAAACCGTGTTAGAACTGATGCAAGCCAAGTTGAGCTTTTTGCCGATTGCTCGTGATGTTAATGTAGCTCAGAGTACTCGTATTCAGGTAACTATCCCCTTGGTAATTCCTGAAGCTGAATTTCTTGAGTAG
- the tsaD gene encoding tRNA (adenosine(37)-N6)-threonylcarbamoyltransferase complex transferase subunit TsaD produces the protein MSTVLAIETSCDETAVAIVKNRQVFSSIVKSQIAVHSQYGGVVPEVASRQHLEIINHGIELALTQANLTWQEIDGIAATCAPGLVGALLVGVTAAKTLAIAQQKPFIGVHHLEGHIYANYLSEPSLEPPFLSLLVSGGHTSLIYVKDCGVYETLGETRDDAAGEAFDKVARLLKLGYPGGPVIDKLAQLGNAQAFSLPEGNVSQPSGGYHPYDSSFSGLKTAVLRLVQQLETERQLSVEDVAASFQASVARSLTKRAIACARDYNLNTIAVGGGVAANSGLRHHLTTAASAHNLRVLFPPLKFCTDNAAMIGCAAAEHLDRGHTSPLNLGVQSRLALTEVMQLYQHNGWT, from the coding sequence ATGTCAACTGTTTTAGCGATAGAAACTAGCTGCGACGAAACTGCTGTCGCAATTGTTAAAAATCGTCAAGTTTTTAGTAGTATTGTTAAATCACAAATTGCAGTTCACAGCCAATACGGTGGAGTTGTTCCAGAAGTAGCTTCGCGCCAACATTTAGAGATTATTAATCATGGAATCGAACTTGCTTTAACGCAGGCAAATCTCACGTGGCAAGAAATCGATGGAATTGCCGCAACTTGCGCTCCAGGGCTTGTCGGAGCCTTATTAGTAGGAGTTACCGCCGCAAAAACACTGGCGATCGCGCAGCAAAAACCGTTTATCGGCGTGCATCACCTTGAGGGACACATTTATGCAAATTATCTGAGCGAGCCGAGTTTAGAGCCGCCATTTTTGAGTTTGCTCGTTTCTGGCGGACATACGAGTTTAATCTATGTCAAAGATTGTGGTGTGTACGAAACGTTAGGCGAAACCCGCGATGATGCGGCGGGAGAAGCTTTTGATAAAGTAGCGCGATTACTCAAACTCGGTTATCCTGGCGGTCCAGTGATTGATAAACTAGCGCAATTAGGCAACGCACAAGCCTTTTCGTTACCCGAAGGCAACGTTTCGCAACCAAGTGGCGGGTATCATCCGTATGATTCGAGCTTTAGTGGCTTAAAAACCGCAGTTCTGCGGCTAGTACAGCAACTCGAAACAGAAAGACAACTATCAGTAGAAGACGTTGCTGCAAGTTTTCAAGCGAGTGTTGCGCGATCGCTCACCAAACGGGCGATCGCCTGTGCGCGAGATTACAATCTCAACACAATAGCTGTTGGTGGTGGTGTTGCTGCAAATAGCGGCTTGAGACATCATTTGACGACTGCTGCGAGTGCGCACAACTTGCGCGTCTTATTTCCCCCACTCAAATTTTGCACCGACAATGCCGCTATGATTGGTTGTGCTGCGGCGGAACACCTCGATCGCGGTCACACTTCCCCCCTTAATTTAGGTGTCCAATCCCGATTAGCGCTGACTGAAGTCATGCAGTTATACCAACACAATGGTTGGACATAG
- a CDS encoding PPC domain-containing protein produces the protein MIIKALATGVSNLLLPLTLLAGATSFVPSAIAQQTQQTRLYNPIPLPPSNQVSDTLSERDIPTGDGGFARDYLVRFNQGDNIAIDLTSDNFDTIVTLMSPEGATLAENDDGPDGTTNSLLFTRINQTGNYIIRVRSFGETGGGAFVLRVTRLRPI, from the coding sequence ATGATCATAAAAGCTTTGGCAACGGGGGTGAGTAATCTGCTCCTTCCCTTGACGTTGCTAGCAGGTGCAACAAGTTTCGTTCCTTCAGCGATCGCTCAACAAACTCAACAAACAAGGTTATATAATCCGATTCCCTTACCTCCGAGCAATCAGGTTTCTGATACGCTCTCAGAAAGAGACATTCCTACCGGCGATGGGGGATTTGCGCGCGATTACCTAGTCAGGTTTAACCAGGGCGATAATATTGCGATCGATCTCACCTCGGATAACTTTGATACGATTGTTACCTTGATGTCACCCGAAGGCGCAACACTCGCAGAAAATGACGATGGTCCTGATGGAACAACAAATTCTTTGCTCTTTACGCGCATCAACCAAACTGGAAATTACATCATCCGCGTTCGTTCGTTTGGTGAAACAGGTGGCGGGGCGTTTGTGTTACGGGTGACGCGGTTACGACCAATATGA
- the gmk gene encoding guanylate kinase translates to MTPVLSLQGSATPPNCLPEGKLIVLTGPSGVGKGTLVRALLERHPELYFSVSVTTRAPRPGEIHGKQYYFVSRSEFQQMIEQNKLLEWAEFAGNYYGTPRDTVLEQISKGKCVLLEIELEGARQICQSYPEAKRIFIMPPSLAELEHRLRGRGQDSADAIARRLQRAKDEMSAAHEFDVQIVNDDFETALDAIASTVFGFCRSASK, encoded by the coding sequence ATGACGCCAGTTTTATCGCTTCAGGGTTCAGCTACACCACCAAATTGCCTTCCCGAAGGCAAACTGATTGTCTTGACTGGTCCTAGCGGAGTTGGTAAAGGCACGCTGGTACGAGCGCTGCTTGAGCGTCATCCTGAATTATATTTTTCTGTTTCTGTCACTACCCGCGCTCCCCGTCCAGGCGAAATTCACGGTAAACAATACTATTTTGTCAGTCGCAGTGAGTTTCAACAAATGATCGAACAAAACAAACTGCTGGAATGGGCTGAGTTTGCAGGTAACTATTACGGTACTCCCCGCGATACAGTTCTCGAACAAATCTCCAAAGGAAAGTGCGTTCTGTTAGAAATTGAACTCGAAGGCGCGCGCCAAATTTGTCAGTCTTATCCTGAGGCGAAGCGCATCTTTATTATGCCTCCTTCTTTGGCAGAATTAGAACACCGCTTGCGCGGTCGCGGTCAGGATTCTGCTGATGCGATCGCCCGTCGTCTGCAACGCGCTAAAGATGAAATGAGTGCTGCGCATGAATTTGACGTTCAAATTGTCAACGATGATTTTGAGACAGCTTTGGATGCGATCGCGTCTACAGTATTTGGCTTTTGTCGTAGTGCTTCTAAATGA
- a CDS encoding GNAT family N-acetyltransferase — protein sequence MANGSSPSSDRLEKSGEGDRIVFSSEREIDLYELEELCDAVGWSRRPLRKVKKAIQHSFLVASMWEVRGTQRRLIGFARATSDHAFNATIWDVVVHPSFQGKGLGKALMKYMIKKLRSEDISNITLFADPHVVDFYRGLGFMSDPEGIKGMFWYPN from the coding sequence ATGGCAAATGGCTCCTCTCCAAGTAGCGATCGCCTAGAAAAATCAGGCGAAGGCGATCGCATTGTTTTTAGTAGCGAACGTGAAATTGACTTGTACGAACTAGAAGAACTATGTGATGCGGTCGGTTGGTCGCGTCGTCCGCTGCGCAAGGTAAAAAAAGCCATACAGCATAGTTTCTTGGTGGCGTCAATGTGGGAAGTTCGCGGAACACAACGAAGACTCATCGGTTTTGCGCGGGCAACTTCAGACCATGCCTTTAATGCAACAATTTGGGATGTTGTTGTACACCCCTCGTTTCAAGGTAAAGGTTTGGGTAAGGCACTGATGAAGTACATGATTAAGAAACTGAGAAGTGAAGACATCAGCAATATCACATTATTTGCCGATCCTCATGTCGTAGATTTTTACCGAGGCTTAGGATTTATGTCCGACCCTGAAGGCATCAAAGGAATGTTCTGGTACCCAAACTAG
- the puuE gene encoding allantoinase PuuE — MIESITRMPADYPRDMIGYGRTPPDPQWQNQARIAVQFVINYEEGGETCILHGDQASETFLSEIVGAVPLMGLRHMNMESVYEYGSRAGFWRLHRIFTQRGIPVTVYGIAMALERNPEAVAAMREAEWEIASHGWRWIDYKYFGEAAEREHLHTAIAIHTQVTGSRPLGWYTGRTSANTRKLVVEEGGFLYDSDSYADDLPYWIHDYGKPHLVIPYTLDNNDMRFATTQGFNSGDQFFAYLRDAFDVLYAEGETTPKMMSVGLHCRLAGRPGRAASLARFLDYVQQHDRVWICRRIDIAQHWHKHHQP, encoded by the coding sequence ATGATAGAAAGCATAACGAGAATGCCAGCAGATTATCCGCGCGACATGATTGGTTACGGGCGCACGCCACCCGATCCGCAATGGCAAAACCAAGCACGAATTGCCGTACAGTTTGTGATTAATTATGAAGAAGGGGGAGAAACCTGCATTCTACATGGCGATCAAGCGTCGGAAACATTCTTGTCGGAAATTGTTGGTGCAGTACCTTTGATGGGTTTGCGGCATATGAATATGGAGTCAGTTTATGAATATGGTAGTCGGGCTGGCTTCTGGCGGTTGCATCGGATTTTTACTCAACGCGGTATTCCTGTCACCGTTTATGGTATTGCTATGGCATTAGAACGCAATCCCGAAGCAGTTGCTGCAATGCGCGAAGCTGAGTGGGAAATTGCAAGTCACGGCTGGCGCTGGATCGATTACAAGTATTTTGGGGAAGCGGCAGAACGCGAACATTTACACACAGCGATCGCAATTCATACACAAGTGACAGGTAGTCGCCCTCTCGGTTGGTACACTGGGCGCACGAGTGCTAACACGCGCAAACTAGTTGTAGAAGAAGGCGGCTTTCTCTACGATTCAGATAGCTATGCAGACGACTTACCTTACTGGATACATGACTATGGTAAGCCGCATCTGGTGATTCCTTACACCTTAGATAACAATGATATGCGTTTTGCCACAACTCAAGGTTTCAACTCTGGCGATCAGTTTTTTGCTTATCTGCGCGATGCTTTTGACGTCCTTTATGCCGAAGGCGAAACTACACCTAAAATGATGAGTGTGGGATTACACTGTCGCTTAGCAGGTAGACCAGGACGCGCTGCATCTTTAGCTCGTTTTCTTGACTATGTACAGCAACACGATCGCGTTTGGATCTGTCGTCGCATTGATATTGCCCAACACTGGCACAAGCATCATCAACCTTAG
- a CDS encoding Tic22 family protein, whose amino-acid sequence MKSIFRWGATLGILGSAVMSSVLAGNLRALALPQEQILQKLGSVPVFTITDSKGAPLVATPPQNAQNQNQQNQSPVAGVFISQKDAQAFVNNLKKTNPQLGNTVRVVPVPLGEVYKLEQANANQPNSLDIAYIPAKQQFDAALTLLRQSGSNSELRKACEQNKRRLEDCVGTPLFVARAGKEKGYLTMKINRPQANNQQAEVEVIPFYFNKEELQGMLDRFKKQQPELASTVDIQVLNLEGMLEILRTRNDEGVQQIVLVPPQESIQYVRSLQQSAAGQQAQPQRPAPQQAAPQRPAR is encoded by the coding sequence ATGAAATCAATTTTTCGTTGGGGCGCAACTTTAGGAATATTAGGAAGCGCCGTTATGAGTTCTGTCCTCGCCGGTAATCTGCGGGCGCTGGCTTTGCCACAAGAGCAAATTTTGCAAAAATTAGGGTCTGTCCCCGTATTTACGATCACCGACAGCAAGGGCGCTCCCCTAGTCGCCACTCCACCGCAGAACGCACAAAACCAAAATCAACAAAACCAAAGTCCCGTCGCAGGCGTTTTTATTAGCCAAAAAGATGCGCAAGCATTTGTCAACAACCTGAAGAAAACAAATCCACAGCTAGGTAATACAGTACGCGTTGTCCCTGTACCGTTAGGAGAGGTGTACAAGCTGGAACAAGCCAACGCAAATCAACCGAATTCTTTAGATATCGCTTATATACCAGCTAAACAGCAATTTGATGCTGCCTTAACTTTACTACGGCAAAGTGGTAGCAACTCAGAACTGCGTAAAGCTTGCGAACAAAATAAAAGAAGATTGGAAGACTGCGTAGGAACTCCGCTGTTTGTCGCACGAGCCGGAAAAGAAAAAGGCTACCTGACGATGAAGATAAACCGTCCACAAGCCAACAATCAGCAAGCAGAAGTTGAAGTCATTCCTTTCTACTTCAACAAAGAAGAATTACAAGGAATGCTCGATCGCTTCAAGAAGCAGCAACCTGAGTTAGCTTCTACCGTTGATATCCAAGTTCTCAATTTAGAAGGAATGTTAGAAATTCTGAGAACTCGCAACGACGAAGGCGTACAACAAATCGTGCTGGTTCCGCCACAAGAGTCGATTCAGTACGTGCGATCGCTGCAACAATCTGCCGCCGGTCAACAAGCACAACCACAGCGCCCAGCACCACAACAAGCCGCGCCGCAGCGTCCAGCCCGCTAA
- a CDS encoding L-threonylcarbamoyladenylate synthase: protein MTQVSLDELIARVRSGSVVSFPTDTVPALAALPEKADLIFALKQRSQDKPLILMGAKASDLWDFVAGDDRTPWQQVAELYWPGALTLVLPASPRVPKQMNPSDPSTIGLRVPNCAIAQSILEQTGPLATTSANLSGQPPLRTMAEIALQFPDVLTLQSQATTPNIGVPSTVAKWTDQGWQILRQGSVKLEF, encoded by the coding sequence ATGACCCAAGTTTCTCTTGACGAACTGATCGCTAGAGTACGTTCTGGTAGTGTTGTTAGCTTTCCAACAGATACCGTACCCGCGCTGGCGGCGTTACCAGAAAAAGCAGATTTAATTTTTGCACTCAAGCAACGCAGTCAAGATAAACCATTAATTCTTATGGGTGCAAAGGCAAGCGACCTTTGGGATTTTGTTGCTGGCGACGATCGCACGCCCTGGCAACAAGTTGCTGAGTTATACTGGCCTGGAGCTTTAACGCTTGTATTGCCTGCCTCACCACGCGTGCCTAAGCAGATGAATCCGAGCGATCCGAGTACAATTGGATTGCGGGTGCCAAATTGTGCGATCGCGCAAAGTATTCTAGAACAAACCGGTCCTTTGGCGACAACAAGTGCTAATTTATCCGGTCAGCCACCGCTACGCACGATGGCAGAAATCGCCCTTCAGTTTCCCGATGTCTTAACATTACAATCACAAGCGACAACACCAAATATTGGCGTTCCTTCGACTGTCGCGAAATGGACAGATCAAGGCTGGCAAATTTTGCGCCAAGGCTCAGTCAAGTTAGAATTTTAA
- a CDS encoding alpha/beta fold hydrolase, which produces MATIEILGVPHAYELTTPTAGAHALVFIHGWLLSRGYWQPIIEQLSPDFQCLAYDLRGFGQSQLSPVNRELPHAENVSSLVPASVGAAAAQHCSSRYTAAAYAQDLMILLEKLNITSAWLIGHSLGGSIALWAADQMPDRIRGVICINAGGGIYLKEAFEQFRSWGSKLIKYRPRWLCYLPLLDLLFTRANVAQAIAPAWGRQRLIDFVVAHPEAALGTLLDSTTEAEINLLPKVVSQLQQPVYFITGDKDQIMEPKYVRHLASFHPLFEACGNNVMEIPECGHLAMIEHPQTVADQIRLLLAQHNHSRGASAVQRFPPL; this is translated from the coding sequence ATGGCAACCATTGAAATTCTAGGAGTCCCCCACGCCTACGAGCTAACGACTCCCACAGCAGGTGCTCATGCTTTAGTATTTATCCACGGTTGGCTATTAAGCCGTGGATACTGGCAGCCTATCATCGAACAGTTATCTCCAGACTTTCAGTGTCTAGCATACGATCTGCGCGGTTTTGGTCAGTCGCAACTGAGTCCAGTTAACCGTGAGTTGCCACACGCAGAAAATGTTTCGAGTTTAGTTCCGGCTTCGGTAGGCGCTGCGGCGGCTCAACATTGCTCATCGCGCTACACTGCTGCTGCTTATGCGCAGGATTTAATGATTCTTCTAGAGAAACTTAATATTACAAGTGCTTGGTTAATTGGTCATTCGCTGGGTGGTAGTATCGCCTTGTGGGCAGCTGACCAAATGCCAGACCGGATCAGGGGAGTTATTTGTATTAATGCGGGTGGCGGTATTTATCTTAAAGAAGCTTTTGAGCAGTTTCGTAGCTGGGGTTCAAAACTCATCAAATATCGTCCGCGTTGGTTGTGCTATTTACCACTGCTCGATTTACTATTTACTCGTGCTAATGTGGCGCAGGCGATCGCACCAGCATGGGGTCGTCAGCGGCTGATTGATTTTGTTGTCGCGCATCCCGAAGCCGCCCTGGGAACGCTTTTAGATTCGACAACCGAAGCGGAAATTAATCTTTTACCAAAAGTTGTATCCCAACTTCAGCAACCTGTGTATTTTATTACAGGCGACAAAGATCAAATTATGGAGCCGAAGTACGTTCGGCATTTAGCAAGCTTTCATCCGCTATTTGAAGCCTGTGGCAATAATGTCATGGAAATTCCTGAGTGCGGACATTTAGCAATGATCGAACACCCGCAAACTGTTGCCGATCAAATTCGCCTACTTCTAGCGCAGCATAACCATAGCAGAGGAGCCAGTGCGGTGCAGAGGTTCCCTCCGTTGTAG
- a CDS encoding photosystem I reaction center subunit XI, producing MAQAIDASKNRPSDPRNQEVVYPSKRDPQIGNLETPINNSSLVKWFINNLPAYRPGITPLRRGLEAGMAHGYWLLGPFAKLGPLRDTDVANIAGLLATLGMVIISTLAMSLYAATDPPKPVATVTVPNPPDTFDTTEGWNTYASGFLIGGVGGAIVAYFILANIELIQNIFK from the coding sequence ATGGCGCAAGCAATAGATGCATCTAAAAATCGTCCCAGCGATCCGCGAAATCAGGAAGTCGTTTATCCTTCCAAACGAGATCCTCAAATTGGTAATCTGGAAACACCAATTAATAACTCTTCTTTAGTCAAGTGGTTTATCAATAACCTACCAGCGTATCGTCCAGGGATTACTCCGTTACGACGCGGGCTAGAAGCAGGAATGGCGCATGGCTATTGGCTGCTAGGTCCTTTTGCTAAGTTAGGTCCATTACGCGATACTGATGTAGCAAACATTGCTGGATTGCTGGCGACTTTAGGCATGGTTATCATTTCTACCCTAGCAATGTCGTTATACGCAGCAACTGATCCACCAAAACCTGTCGCGACTGTGACTGTGCCAAATCCTCCTGATACGTTTGACACGACCGAAGGTTGGAATACGTATGCTAGTGGCTTCTTAATTGGTGGCGTTGGTGGTGCCATTGTTGCCTACTTCATCCTTGCTAATATCGAATTAATTCAAAACATATTCAAGTAA
- a CDS encoding photosystem I reaction center subunit IX — translation MQQKKGEQQNYLLRYLSLGPVLLFALLSFTAVLLIVFNYLYPDLLFHPLP, via the coding sequence ATGCAACAAAAGAAAGGCGAACAACAAAATTATCTACTACGCTATCTTTCTTTAGGTCCAGTACTACTTTTTGCCTTGCTGAGTTTTACTGCGGTTCTGTTGATTGTCTTTAATTATCTGTATCCCGATCTTCTTTTCCATCCGCTGCCATAA
- the prmC gene encoding peptide chain release factor N(5)-glutamine methyltransferase, whose protein sequence is MNDQLLTSGLALWQWRSAAQRAALSARIPVTEVDWLLQEVAGLDRLSLRLGSFKNLPEIQLQIPLHDLDRLWQRRIHDRLPVQYIAGATPWRQFKLAVSPAVLIPRPETECLIDIAVSAAQKSEKHDELGHWADLGTGSGAIAIGLAQAMPQATIHAVDCSAAALAVARQNAQALGYAHRIQFYQGSWWEPLEFLKGQLSGIVSNPPYIPSELVPQLQPEVALHEPWLALNGGADGLDCIRHLIATSAVYLRPGGIWLIEMMAGQAEVVATLLQNHGSYGNIKIHPDLAGIERFALAYRSNEG, encoded by the coding sequence ATGAACGATCAGTTGCTAACATCTGGTTTAGCACTTTGGCAATGGCGTAGTGCTGCTCAACGAGCAGCGCTTTCTGCTCGTATTCCTGTTACCGAAGTAGACTGGTTACTGCAAGAAGTCGCCGGATTAGACCGCCTTTCACTGCGTTTAGGCTCGTTCAAAAATTTGCCAGAAATTCAACTACAAATACCACTGCACGATTTAGATCGCCTATGGCAACGACGCATTCACGATCGCCTACCAGTGCAATACATTGCAGGAGCGACACCCTGGCGACAGTTTAAGCTAGCGGTTTCTCCAGCCGTACTCATTCCCCGTCCCGAAACAGAGTGTTTAATTGATATAGCTGTAAGTGCAGCCCAAAAAAGCGAGAAACACGATGAATTAGGACACTGGGCAGACTTAGGAACAGGTAGTGGTGCGATCGCGATCGGACTTGCCCAAGCAATGCCACAGGCGACAATTCACGCGGTTGATTGCAGCGCAGCAGCCTTAGCCGTCGCGCGCCAAAATGCCCAAGCCCTTGGTTATGCTCACCGAATTCAGTTTTATCAAGGCTCGTGGTGGGAGCCTTTAGAGTTTCTCAAAGGTCAACTCAGCGGTATCGTTTCCAATCCACCCTATATTCCGAGCGAACTTGTCCCACAGCTACAACCCGAAGTCGCACTGCACGAACCGTGGTTAGCACTCAATGGCGGTGCCGACGGTTTAGACTGTATTCGTCATCTCATAGCCACATCAGCAGTGTACCTAAGACCTGGCGGTATTTGGTTGATTGAAATGATGGCAGGGCAAGCCGAAGTTGTTGCCACACTGTTGCAAAATCACGGTAGCTACGGCAACATTAAAATTCATCCAGATCTTGCAGGCATCGAGCGCTTTGCTTTAGCCTATCGCAGCAACGAGGGGTGA